In Actinoplanes octamycinicus, the genomic window GCAGGATACCGAGGAGCGCCAGCGCGCCGGCCAGGCTCAGGTTTCGCAACATCACGCCTCTGAGGTCGTCGGACGGGGGATCGTCGAAGTCCCCGCGTCGAAGAGCGCCGGGGGTCCGTCCGGCGTTACACCCGGGGTCGCGTGATCACTTGCCGAGGCGGTCGGCGGCCCGTGTACCGTGTGCAGCCCTGTCGATCGGGGGAGCCGTACCTTGTTAGCAGACGACGATCTCGGCGGCGCGCTGACCGCCGCCCGCGAGGGCGACGAGACCGCGTTCGCCATCCTCTGGTGTGCCCTGCAACCAGCGGTTCTGCGCTATCTGCGGGTGGTGGTCGGCGACCCCGCCGAGGACGTCGCCTCGGAGACGTGGCTGCAGGTCGCCCGGGATCTGCGCGGCTTCCGCGGGGAGATCGGCGACTTCCGCGGCTGGCTGTTCCGGATCGCCCGGCACCGCGGCATCGACCACCTGCGCCGGACCGGGCGCCGCCGCGAGGACCCGGTCGAGGTCGTCGACCAGGGCGTGCTCGCCCCGGACGCCGCCGCCCAGACCGAGGAGGCGCTGAGCACCGGCTGGGCGCTGTCGCTGATCGCCACCCTCCCGCGAGACCAGGCCGAGTCCGTCATGCTGCGCGTCGTCGCCGGTCTCGACGTCGCCACCACCGCGAAAGTGCTCGGCAAGCGCACCGGCGCGGTCCGCATCGCCACCATGCGGGGCCTGCGCCGCCTCGCCGCCCATCCCGAGGTCACGGCCCGCAACGAGAAGAAGGCCACCGGCGTGGCCGAGGAGGTGTAACGGGATGCGACCGATCAGCGCTCTCCGTCGTGCAATGCGTGTTCGGCGAACCCATCCGATCGACCTCGACCAGACCGAGCGGTGGGCCACCGGCGAGCAGCCCGGCCCTGACCACCAGGGCCTGGCCGACCTGCTGGCCGCCGCCAAGGCCCCCGCCACCCCGGGGGAACTGGCCGGCCGGCAGGCCGCGATGGCCGCTTTCACCGCCGTACGCGACGGTGCCCAGGCATCAGGGGAGGGACACCGTGTCCGGACGTCACGGACCAGAAGGGCGCTGGTCGTGAACCTCGCGGCCGGGGTCGTGCTGGTCGCCGCGGGCGGGACCGCGGTGGCGGCCCGGAGCGGTGTGCTGCCCGACGCCGCCCAGGAACGCGCGCACGAGCTGTTCTCCGGGCTGGGTGTGCCGGCGCCGCAGACCAGTTCGAGCGCGCCGTCG contains:
- a CDS encoding RNA polymerase sigma factor, coding for MLADDDLGGALTAAREGDETAFAILWCALQPAVLRYLRVVVGDPAEDVASETWLQVARDLRGFRGEIGDFRGWLFRIARHRGIDHLRRTGRRREDPVEVVDQGVLAPDAAAQTEEALSTGWALSLIATLPRDQAESVMLRVVAGLDVATTAKVLGKRTGAVRIATMRGLRRLAAHPEVTARNEKKATGVAEEV